Proteins encoded by one window of Emys orbicularis isolate rEmyOrb1 chromosome 15, rEmyOrb1.hap1, whole genome shotgun sequence:
- the LOC135889555 gene encoding zinc finger protein 239-like, with protein MVSENEEQNSPQKDAEQVEPHRALTQTSEGNVSRSHEQGTACEIQQTPEREQGNQPGEKLDKFICSRGTHKDLKETTAQQKILRGQRKNTSTECGKSFRDHSVLLAHQRIHRGDRPYVCCECGKTFIRRAHLLTHQRIHTGEKRYACCECGKSFTDLSSLISHQRVHTGEKPYECWECGKSFSQSSTLITHHRIHTGQRPYECCECGKTFTQSSHLTIHQKIHTGEKPYVCCECRKSFTLRSHLIRHQRIHTGEKPFECCECGKNFTLSSDLTTHQRIHTGERPYACSEYSPDNLLVSPGGATDVLEIRQVCLLLVMLFALNMSL; from the exons AtggtgagtgagaatgaggagcAGAATTCTCCGCAGAAAGATGCTGAGCAAGTGGAACCACACAGAGCATTAACGCAGACATCCGAAGGGAATGTCTCCAGGAGTCATGAGCAGGGAACAGCCTGTGAGATTCAGCAGACaccagagagagagcagggaaaccagccaggggagaaattgGATAAATTCATTTGCTCTCGGGGAACTCACAAGGACCTCAAGGAAACCACAGCCCAGCAGAAAATCCTCAGGGGTCAGAGAAAAAATACATccactgagtgtgggaaaagctttaggGACCACTCAGTCCTTCTTGCACATCAGAGAATACACAGAGGAGACAGACCCTATgtatgctgtgagtgcgggaaaaccttcattCGGCGCGCTCACCTTcttacacatcagagaatccacacaggggagaaacgcTATgcatgctgtgagtgcgggaaaagcttcactgatCTCTCATCCCTTATCTCTCATCAGAGagtccacacgggagagaaaccctatgaatgctgggagtgcgggaaaagcttctcTCAGAGCTCAACTCTCATTACACATCACAGAATTCACACAGGACAAAGACCCtacgaatgctgtgagtgcggaaAAACCTTCACTCAGAGCTCACACCTTACtatacatcagaaaatccacacaggagagaaaccctatgtaTGCTGTGAATGTAGGAAAAGCTTCACTCTGAGGTCGCACCTCATTCGGCATCaaagaatccacacgggagagaaaccctttgaatgctgtgagtgtgggaaaaacttcactctGAGCTCAGACCTTACtacgcatcagagaatccatacgGGAGAGAGACCTTAtgcatgctctgagt ACTCGCCTGACAACCTTTTGGTTTCCCCGGGAGGAGCCACGG